In a single window of the Euleptes europaea isolate rEulEur1 chromosome 4, rEulEur1.hap1, whole genome shotgun sequence genome:
- the SYDE1 gene encoding rho GTPase-activating protein SYDE1, with amino-acid sequence MLRSPFSRLRRQESRQARRTEPGCPLEPLGASGPSVASGQEDNRGRKAAAVPLSKKQNWTRLESSVPSRKPCLSSAPQAPAAQDETPSPESLPLATATAIRPREAAETLTGPMEACGSSAGLKCSSQGAYLQSLERSSRDWVLSSGKAPGADEPAGVSGAERKASITICSREGEIWYNPIPEDEDPRPPYPERARGSGVGNKEARKKRLGEGEAVQEGASRRSPPSQTKPATQAEEWSRQQHQACGKVPVSRAGPEERTTGAVSTSQSPGAHKKDPLLCKTKSPGPVRSLSMKMKKLPELRRRLSLRSFRPRGPEAEGGSSPKESRNVISRYHLDSSVASRQHTARGAAVTKGDSLSGGDSPELLARTDNAGMGLEGGSFQPYRFAEHPGCLQHISGVVSVHLLGVQDFRPPRAEAKEVFCALQVDSVNKARTALLPCQTAFLSLNHSFQLELENAQLLKIVIFSCDPAVQRNRVCCHGTMFLPIVFQGCRSQQLAVQLQPRGLLYIKLILLDQREPAGGIREPQVFGVKLSQLVDRERAAVKVPLLIQKCVDQIEKRGLKVVGLYRLCGSAVVKKELRDAFEKDSSGVVLSEEFYPDINAITGILKDYLRELPTPLITSHLYQAVLEAMSNRAAGQEAEETTGLLDCLPEAEQATLRLLLDHLSLVAAFYDFNRMNAQNLAVCFGPVLLSQGPGRTGDLCSQHPTVSSTVDFKHHIEVLHYLLRAWPAQRRMAGGEERPLSREHRPGHLSLVLPLQQPPVVVRSHPRGLESPPSHRYAGDWSVCGQQLLPGPPGGSEDQDELAGSGSDRDEDGEGVAPRDGLRCRGQSIFALVEDPEATFSRRISLKDFDALLLDLEHELRKQINVCL; translated from the exons GTTGCCCTTTGGAGCCCCTGGGTGCCTCAGGGCCCTCCGTAGCATCTGGTCAAGAGGACAATAGAGGCCGGAAAGCGGCTGCTGTTCCTTTGTCCAAGAAGCAGAACTGGACCAGGTTGGAGTCAAGTGTCCCCAGCAGGAAGCCATGCCTCTCAAGCGCGCCACAAGCACCGGCGGCCCAGGATGAAACACCGTCTCCGGAGAGCCTTCCCCTCGCCACCGCGACGGCCATCAGGCCCAGGGAGGCTGCTGAGACACTGACCGGCCCCATGGAGGCTTGCGGCTCCAGCGCAGGCCTCAAGTGCAGCAGCCAGGGTGCTTACTtgcagagcctggagaggagcAGCCGGGACTGGGTGCTCTCCTCGGGGAAAGCCCCAGGGGCCGACGAGCCAGCCGGTGTCTCCGGCGCCGAGCGGAAGGCCTCCATCACCATCTGCAGTCGCGAAGGGGAGATCTGGTACAACCCCATCCCGGAGGACGAGGACCCGCGGCCCCCGTATCCTGAAAGGGCGAGGGGCAGCGGTGTGGGGAACAAGGAGGCGAGGAAGAAGAGGCTTGGGGAGGGCGAAGCTGTGCAGGAGGGGGCCTCGCGGCGGTCTCCGCCGAGCCAGACAAAGCCAGCGACGCAAGCTGAGGAGTGGAGCAGGCAGCAGCACCAGGCATGTG GAAAGGTGCCAGTCTCACGTGCGGGTCCCGAAGAAAGGACAACGGGCGCCGTATCGACGTCCCAGAGCCCCGGCGCCCATAAGAAGGACCCCCTTCTCTGCAAGACAAAGTCCCCAGGCCCAGTGCGAAGCCTCTCCATGAAGATGAAGAAGCTGCCGGAGCTGAGGCGAAGGCTAAGCCTGCGCAGCTTCCGTCCCCGGGGGCCAGAGGCGGAGGGGGGCTCTTCCCCCAAGGAGTCGCGCAATGTCATCAGCCGCTACCACCTGGACAGTAGCGTGGCTTCTCGGCAGCACACAGCCCGGGGAGCAGCCGTGACCAAAGGGGACTCCTTGAGCGGCGGCGATTCCCCCGAGCTCCTGGCCAGGACTGACAATGCAGGCATGGGGCTCGAAGGCGGCTCCTTCCAGCCCTACAGATTCGCCGAGCATCCCGGTTGTCTGCAGCATATCTCCGGGGTCGTCAGCGTCCACCTGCTGGGGGTGCAGGACTTCAGGCCCCCCAGAGCTGAAGCCAAGGAGGTCTTCTGCGCCCTCCAAGTGGACTCGGTCAACAAGGCCCGGACGGCGCTGCTCCCCTGCCAGACAGCCTTCCTCAGTCTCAACCATTCTTTCCAGCTGGAGCTCGAAAATGCCCAGCTCCTCAAAATTGTGATCTTCTCCTGTGACCCAGCGGTACAGAGGAACCGTGTCTGCTGCCACGGAACTATGTTTCTTCCCATTGTTTTTCAAG GTTGCAGGTCTCAGCAGCTGGCTGTGCAGCTGCAGCCGCGGGGGCTCCTTTACATCAAGCTCATCCTGCTGGATCAACGCGAGCCAGCCGGCGGCATCCGCGAGCCACAGGTCTTTGGCGTGAAGCTGAGCCAGCTGGTGGACAGGGAGAGGGCCGCTGTCAAGGTGCCGCTGCTGATCCAGAAGTGTGTGGATCAGATTGAGAAACGAGGACTGAAG GTTGTGGGTCTGTATCGCTTATGTGGCTcagcggtggtgaagaaggagctGCGTGATGCCTTTGAGAAGGACAGTTCTGGCGTGGTGCTCTCGGAAGAGTTCTACCCAGATATCAATGCCATTACAG gcatcCTGAAAGACTATTTGCGTGAGCTGCCGACGCCCCTCATCACTAGCCATCTCTACCAGGCGGTACTAGAAGCGATGTCTAACCGGGCAGCGGGCCAAGAAGCCGAGGAGACAACAGGTCTTTTGGATTGCTTGCCAGAGGCTGAGCAG GCAACCCTGCGGCTGCTGCTGGACCACCTCAGCTTGGTCGCCGCGTTTTACGACTTCAACCGCATGAACGCCCAGAACCTTGCCGTGTGCTTTGGGCCTGTTTTGCTCAGCCAGGGTCCTGGGAGGACAGGGGACCTCTGCTCCCAGCACCCCACTGTTTCCAGCACCGTGGACTTCAAGCACCACATTGAAGTTCTGCATTACCTGCTGCGGGCCTGGCCGG CTCAGCGTAGGATGGCCGGCGGGGAGGAACGCCCCCTTTCCAGGGAACATCGGCCAGGTCACCTATCTCTGGTCCTGCCTCTGCAGCAACCCCCAGTTGTAGTTCGGAGCCATCCCAGAGGCCTGGAAAGCCCTCCTAGCCATCGCTATGCTGGGGACTGGAGCGTATGCGGGCAACAGCTGTTACCAGGCCCCCCCGGGGGAAGCGAGGACCAAGATGAGTTAGCTGGGAGCGGGAGCGACCGTGACGAAGACGGCGAAGGGGTTGCCCCGCGAGACGGTCTGAGATGCCGCGGCCAGAGCATCTTTGCCTTGGTGGAGGATCCAGAAGCCACCTTCAGCCGAAGGATCAGCCTGAAGGACTTCGATGCTCTCCTGCTGGACCTGGAGCACGAACTCCGCAAACAGATCAACGTCTGCCTGTGA